In Campylobacter sp. RM16189, the genomic window TTAAAGAGCTAAATATCGGACAAAGTATAATTGCCAGAAGTGTTTTTGTAGGACTTAAACAAGCCATAAAAGAGATGATAGAGTGCGTAAAATAGCAATTAGCTTAGGTGATATTAATGGCATAGGACCAGAAATTGCGCTAAAAACTCATGAGGAAATTTCTAAATTTATGGTGCCAATCTACTGTATAAACAAAGATTTGTTAAGTAGTGTCGCTAAAAAGCTAAATCTTAGTATTCCAAGTGATATGAAATTTTATGAATGCGGAGAGTGTTTTGATATAAAGCCTGGCAAAATCAGCAAAAAGAGCGGTAAATTTTCGTTTGACTCTTTTAAAAATGCTATTAAATTAGCCAAAAAAGGTAAAGCGGATGCGATAACAACTCTACCAATCAATAAAGAGGCGTGGAGTAAAGCCAAAGTGCCTTTTGTAGGTCACACGGATTATCTAAGGCATAAATTTAAAAAAGATGCGATAATGATGCTTGGATGCAATGAACTTTTTGTGGCGCTTTTTACCGATCACATACCCCTTGGCAAGGTATCAAAAGAGATAAAATCAAAAAAATTTTATAAATTTCTCATATCACTTCAAAAATGCACAAAATTTGAAAAAATAGGAGTTTTAGGATTTAATCCTCATGCAAGCGATAACGGAGTACTTGGCGGTAAAGAAGAAAATGAAATAAAAATAGCCATAGAAAAAGCTAACATATATTTTAAAAAAGATATTTTTATAGGCCCTCTTGTTCCAGATGCAGCCTTTAATCCAAGCTCTCTTAAAAATTTAAACAGACTAGTAGCTATCTATCACGATCAAGGACTAACCCCTCTTAAAGCGCTTTACTTTGATAAAAGCATAAACGTAAGCCTAAATTTACCCATTATCCGCACAAGCGTCGATCATGGAACCGCATTTAATATCGCATACAAGGGCATTGCTGATACTTCAAGCTATATAGAGGCAATTAAATTTGCAGTAAAACTATGCGAGAGTTAAAATCATATTTTATGTGCAAATGTCTTAAATTTTGGCTATTTTAAAAAATTATAGATATAATTATTATACTTTGACTTATTGTGGAGGTCACCTTGTCGCGCGATAATCTGTTCGCATTTATTGTATTTTCAATAGCTACTATAGGATTTTTTATCTGGGGGTACGAATACATCCCGTCTCACCACTTCTTACTATTT contains:
- the pdxA gene encoding 4-hydroxythreonine-4-phosphate dehydrogenase; amino-acid sequence: MRKIAISLGDINGIGPEIALKTHEEISKFMVPIYCINKDLLSSVAKKLNLSIPSDMKFYECGECFDIKPGKISKKSGKFSFDSFKNAIKLAKKGKADAITTLPINKEAWSKAKVPFVGHTDYLRHKFKKDAIMMLGCNELFVALFTDHIPLGKVSKEIKSKKFYKFLISLQKCTKFEKIGVLGFNPHASDNGVLGGKEENEIKIAIEKANIYFKKDIFIGPLVPDAAFNPSSLKNLNRLVAIYHDQGLTPLKALYFDKSINVSLNLPIIRTSVDHGTAFNIAYKGIADTSSYIEAIKFAVKLCES